AAAGAGGCAGAAGCAGTATTACAAAAAATTGCCCCCTGGCCATACCCAACATCTAAAGGTGCAGCATGAGCGACACAGACATCATCCAGAAAATCGCTGCCGCTGTTGTGGCACAGATAAAGCCAGCAATACCGCTATCGATTGACCTGTGGGATATTTCAACAATCGCACAGTTTCTGAAGCGCAATGAATCGGTGGTAAGAGAAAGGATCGCTTGTAAACCTGACTTTCCACCAGCAATACGCCTGCCGACTGAAACAGGCAAACGTGGCCACCCGCTATACAAGGCCAAGGATGTCATCCAGTGGGCAGAGAAATACACGGAGCGCCGCGCTTAATCCAGTCTCGATGCCATCTCTGCTGCAGACTCGTTGTAATAGACCTGCAGCATTCTCAAGTCCCTATGTCCCACCATACGCGCCAGGTCAAGAACATTAAGCTTCTTGGCCAGGCGCGTAATCGCTTCATGGCGCGAATCATGAAACGTCAAATCCTCAATTAAACAGGCTTTAGTGGCCTTCCTGAACAAAGTGCTTAGACTATCTGCCGACAGCATAAATAAATTGTCCTCGGCCCTTTCCGGCTTTGGTAGGTAGCTTAAAAGCTTCAGCGCTTGCTTTGACAAAGGGACGTCGCGCTTCATTCCATTTTTTGTTTTTGGCAAGTGGGCCACGTTGCCGGTGATATGTGCTTCAAGTAGGCCGCAGATTTCCCCTTGGCGCATGGCCGTCTCGATTGCAAACAGATACGCCACCGCGACTGCCTGCGTCTTGCTTTGGATAAGTGATTCACCAAGAACCAGATCGACGAGCAGGATTTGCACTTCTTCAATGGATGCCTGGTCAATGTATTGACACACGGTTTCGTCAGCGCCACCTTCAAACGGATATAGATCACCGAGTAGATCATCCGGCAGAGAAAAATCATTGCGGTAATCAGTGACCATTGCTTTGACAAATTCGCGCAATGACTGCAGGCTGAATCCGCCAAACCTGCGCTGGCGGAGCCGCTTGTAGAGTGCTATCCCGCCTGAAAATGGCGCTGAACCAGGCAAGTACAGTAGTGACCGGACACCATACGCTGAAGAAGTAATGCAGTGCCTGTCGCCTGAGCATCCGTGCCGTCGTGTCGTAGCTAAGGTGGCGTCCCAACTGATGAAAACGCAGGTTGCTTTGAACTGGATATGCGGAAGCATTCACCAGGCCCCCGGCAATATGCTGGTGTTGCTGCCATCTCTTAGCCTGGCCAAGCGTGTCAGTGGTCGTATCGATAAGACGATCAATGCCGTGCCGGTGGTCAACGAATGTGTGGCTGCACCAAGAAGCCGTGACAGCCGAAACACCATCGATACCAAAGAATTCAAGGGCGGCACTGATACAGCAAAGGACTGGATATATAACCGCATCAAGTTTGATAGTGGACCAGGCGCCATTCATTTCAGCGAAGATTTATCCGCTGATTACTATGAGCAAATGACTGCCGAACGCAAGCTGACCAGGTATGTCAAAGGTTTCAAGCGGACAGAGTGGGTAAAAGCCAAAGCTGC
This is a stretch of genomic DNA from Undibacterium sp. KW1. It encodes these proteins:
- a CDS encoding site-specific integrase, yielding MPGSAPFSGGIALYKRLRQRRFGGFSLQSLREFVKAMVTDYRNDFSLPDDLLGDLYPFEGGADETVCQYIDQASIEEVQILLVDLVLGESLIQSKTQAVAVAYLFAIETAMRQGEICGLLEAHITGNVAHLPKTKNGMKRDVPLSKQALKLLSYLPKPERAEDNLFMLSADSLSTLFRKATKACLIEDLTFHDSRHEAITRLAKKLNVLDLARMVGHRDLRMLQVYYNESAAEMASRLD
- a CDS encoding terminase gpA endonuclease subunit, whose translation is MQCLSPEHPCRRVVAKVASQLMKTQVALNWICGSIHQAPGNMLVLLPSLSLAKRVSGRIDKTINAVPVVNECVAAPRSRDSRNTIDTKEFKGGTDTAKDWIYNRIKFDSGPGAIHFSEDLSADYYEQMTAERKLTRYVKGFKRTEWVKAKAARNEAWDLMVYNLAAAHFLGLHRWREADWERKKLRVDPDQQDIFAPPVPKIATVEDQEEQQPVKPQARPRENPKVSAPRPTPTQQSPGQESGFVVYHSTDYE